The Chitinophaga caeni genome segment TTTCTCACCGGTCTTGCCCCTGGGCTTCTTCAGCCATTTTTCTCCGTTTACAGTGATATAATGCTCCGGCCCCAGGGCATAAATGTCCTGGTAGGCAAAGCCGGTAAAGCATTGGAATATGGAAGCGTCCCTTACCTCTACCAGCCTGTCAATCGTCAGCTCTTTATTGTAGATAGCCAGCACTTCATCCATTTCTAGCTCTTCTATGCCCGGGTCCTCGTAGGTGCAAACAAATTCTTCCATAGGATTATTAAGAAGCCAGCCTTTACGCTTGGCCATCTTCAGTACCTGCTTCGTGTCTTTTACTAGTTTCATGGCGGTATTGTTGGCTAAATCCTGTTCGATCATTAAAAAATCCAACAGGTCGTCAGCAACCGAAACAGGAAGTTGCCGCAGCAGGACATTCTCTTTTTTGAACTGATGTTTTATAAACACCTTGATCTTATTTCTGTTGCTGTTCCACTTACGCAAAGTTTCGCCAGAACGTTTCTTTATCTTTACAAGTTTCTCAAAACGGGTGATAAAATAGTCGAAGGCTTCCAGGAAGGAAACTTCCTCTATGGGGTCAACTGGGATGGCAGGCCGCCCTTCGTAAAGGTTCTTCACCATTTCCGGGGTGACGTATTGATATTGGGCTTGTAAAGCGGTGAAATGCCGGTCAAGATCGACTTCTGCCTGGCTGATCTTCCTGTTAATGATCTTTACCTCCGGGTCTTTTCCTAATACCTGTTTGTTTTTTTCATCCCAATTATCGGGATGCACTTTGCGGCTTAACGATATTTCTGCCTTTCTACCGTCAATGGTTACACGAATATAGATCGGGGCTTTGCCGTCTTC includes the following:
- a CDS encoding site-specific integrase, whose translation is MSKQDISILFWLKRSVARRSEDGKAPIYIRVTIDGRKAEISLSRKVHPDNWDEKNKQVLGKDPEVKIINRKISQAEVDLDRHFTALQAQYQYVTPEMVKNLYEGRPAIPVDPIEEVSFLEAFDYFITRFEKLVKIKKRSGETLRKWNSNRNKIKVFIKHQFKKENVLLRQLPVSVADDLLDFLMIEQDLANNTAMKLVKDTKQVLKMAKRKGWLLNNPMEEFVCTYEDPGIEELEMDEVLAIYNKELTIDRLVEVRDASIFQCFTGFAYQDIYALGPEHYITVNGEKWLKKPRGKTGEKELLPVLPIAAALIEKYTDHPYCRQRGTLLPINSNSRYNGYLKEIADLCGIKKKLTTHVFRHTFATTIALEQGISLEVVQTMLGHRSIRTTQRYARIKKKRMAREMNGLKDELFDEGGKLRIPAV